In uncultured Bacteroides sp., the following proteins share a genomic window:
- a CDS encoding SDR family oxidoreductase, producing MKTMSNKRVFVTGGSQGIGRGIVEAFVAAGAKVAFCDACEPDSSFPLSENCLFFKADVTDVTALTEIVEQLFADWEDIDILINNVGIGGFSPLTEMTVKQFDRIIATNLRPAFITSRLWALHRSKMEVLPSYGRIINMSSTRYLMSEPGSEGYAASKGGIVSLTHALALSLSEFHITVNCISPGWIQTKEYDSLTEADHEQHPSGRVGKPDDIARACLFLCDQDNNFINGQNLVIDGGMTKKMIYV from the coding sequence ATGAAAACAATGTCAAATAAACGAGTATTTGTAACCGGTGGCTCTCAGGGAATCGGGCGAGGTATTGTAGAAGCTTTTGTGGCTGCGGGAGCCAAGGTGGCTTTTTGTGATGCCTGTGAGCCGGATTCTTCTTTTCCCTTATCAGAAAACTGTTTATTCTTTAAAGCAGATGTGACTGATGTAACTGCTTTGACTGAAATTGTGGAACAACTATTTGCTGATTGGGAAGATATTGATATCTTGATAAATAATGTGGGTATTGGTGGATTCTCTCCTTTGACGGAAATGACTGTTAAGCAGTTCGACCGAATTATTGCAACCAACCTTCGTCCTGCTTTTATAACTTCCAGATTGTGGGCTTTGCACCGTTCTAAAATGGAGGTGTTGCCTTCTTATGGACGAATCATAAATATGTCCTCCACTCGTTATTTGATGAGTGAACCGGGCAGTGAAGGTTATGCCGCTTCAAAAGGAGGCATTGTTTCTTTAACTCATGCGTTGGCACTCTCTTTATCGGAGTTTCATATTACAGTCAACTGTATTAGTCCCGGATGGATACAGACAAAAGAGTATGATTCACTTACAGAAGCTGATCATGAACAGCATCCTTCCGGTAGAGTAGGAAAACCAGACGATATTGCACGGGCATGTCTTTTCTTATGTGATCAGGATAATAACTTTATCAACGGACAGAATCTGGTTATTGATGGTGGAATGACCAAGAAGATGATTTACGTATAG